One region of Streptomyces sp. CG4 genomic DNA includes:
- a CDS encoding FUSC family protein gives MRVTLVAAAGFYLFRYGLDRPVAATYALFTAVALGGLAKIPGTGRQRAATGLRLLPVCWLLVVIGTCLSVRTWSAVVGMLAVGFALAFAAVGGPRPAGAVPGLQLLYILPSFPPYAPGTLGERLIGTTTGLVLFIAAEALILPEPTPPSYRQRAAHAARTAVHCATLLATPPYALTGADIRSAGETSRSLRSLMVPEAERPAGPGVRDRALAHTGLATRTLISRLTQLPGPPDGHPDPEVTAVLRAVAQLATATATCLGSGPSPVAPYEDLVRARARLSAVSLSPVGDPAPGTARAPDIPPAVLRRHAAVLEIADAALAMAAAADLAVRGRHAAVRAAQNRFWYARTWAPLLWWHRLRGHAGRRSVFFQNAARIALALTAARLVAGVDTLPHGFWATLATLTLTRTTMDETWHTIRLALAGTLAGALVTAGVLILAGPHLAVYAVVLPVWMLFAFTVGPVRGVGWAQGLFTVLVALVFAQLSVPTWRLAEVRMLDVLVGSAIGAVFGLLAWPRGAHDELRYVAAELLRRAAEIVVATGASVAGGGAVAAASGQPGHRSLQRAVVLAESAYAQYQSEPTPFGGPARGGITRTVDWQATLMAGHHTLWGSDRLLTPPLAGLGPAAAESVSGLGERVAGRVLLVSAALDPGADTPTGQIPLIDSAFDESVTEPPGAPRLYYATVSWLESLMTDLTRIAHGGTAPGRGLRTP, from the coding sequence GTGCGCGTCACGCTGGTCGCCGCGGCCGGTTTCTATCTCTTCCGCTACGGCCTCGACCGCCCGGTGGCGGCCACCTATGCGCTGTTCACCGCCGTCGCACTCGGCGGACTCGCCAAGATCCCCGGCACCGGCCGGCAGCGGGCCGCGACCGGGCTGCGGCTGCTGCCGGTGTGCTGGCTGCTGGTCGTCATCGGCACCTGTCTGTCGGTGCGGACCTGGAGCGCCGTCGTCGGCATGCTGGCGGTCGGCTTCGCCCTGGCCTTCGCCGCCGTCGGCGGCCCGCGCCCGGCGGGGGCGGTACCGGGCCTCCAACTCCTTTACATTCTCCCGTCGTTCCCGCCGTACGCCCCCGGCACCCTCGGTGAGCGCCTCATCGGTACGACCACCGGACTGGTCCTCTTCATCGCCGCCGAGGCACTGATCCTTCCCGAACCCACCCCGCCGTCGTACCGGCAACGGGCCGCCCACGCCGCGCGCACCGCCGTACACTGCGCGACCCTCCTCGCCACCCCGCCGTACGCGCTGACCGGAGCGGACATCCGGTCGGCCGGGGAGACGAGCCGGTCGCTCCGGTCCCTGATGGTGCCGGAGGCGGAACGCCCGGCCGGACCCGGAGTGCGCGACCGCGCCCTCGCCCACACCGGTCTCGCCACGCGCACCCTCATCAGCCGCCTGACGCAACTGCCCGGCCCGCCGGACGGGCACCCGGACCCCGAGGTGACCGCTGTACTGCGAGCCGTGGCCCAGCTGGCCACGGCGACCGCGACCTGCCTGGGAAGCGGGCCGTCCCCCGTGGCACCGTACGAGGACCTGGTCCGGGCACGCGCCCGGCTGTCGGCCGTGTCCCTGAGCCCCGTCGGGGATCCCGCGCCGGGAACCGCCCGCGCACCGGACATCCCGCCCGCCGTGCTGCGCCGGCACGCCGCCGTGCTGGAGATCGCCGACGCCGCGCTCGCCATGGCCGCGGCGGCCGATCTGGCGGTACGCGGCCGGCACGCCGCGGTGCGGGCCGCGCAGAACCGCTTCTGGTACGCCAGGACCTGGGCGCCGCTGCTGTGGTGGCACCGGCTGCGCGGCCATGCCGGGCGCCGGTCGGTGTTCTTTCAGAACGCGGCCCGTATCGCCCTGGCCCTGACCGCCGCCCGGCTGGTGGCCGGAGTGGACACGCTCCCTCATGGATTCTGGGCCACGCTGGCGACGCTCACCCTCACCCGGACCACCATGGACGAGACCTGGCACACCATCCGTCTGGCGCTCGCGGGCACTCTGGCCGGGGCCCTCGTCACCGCCGGGGTCCTGATCCTGGCCGGGCCCCACCTCGCCGTCTATGCCGTCGTGCTGCCGGTGTGGATGCTGTTCGCCTTCACGGTGGGGCCGGTCAGGGGCGTCGGCTGGGCACAGGGACTGTTCACCGTGCTCGTGGCCCTGGTCTTTGCTCAGCTGTCCGTGCCGACCTGGCGACTGGCCGAGGTCAGGATGCTGGACGTGCTGGTCGGCAGTGCGATCGGCGCCGTCTTCGGGCTGCTGGCCTGGCCGCGCGGAGCCCATGACGAACTGCGCTACGTGGCGGCGGAACTGCTGCGCAGGGCAGCCGAGATCGTGGTGGCCACCGGCGCCTCGGTGGCGGGCGGCGGTGCGGTCGCCGCGGCGTCGGGGCAGCCCGGCCACCGGTCTCTGCAGCGCGCCGTCGTCCTCGCGGAATCCGCGTACGCGCAGTACCAGAGCGAGCCGACGCCCTTCGGCGGCCCGGCGCGCGGGGGCATCACACGCACCGTGGACTGGCAGGCCACCCTGATGGCCGGGCACCACACGCTGTGGGGTTCCGACCGGCTGCTGACGCCGCCGCTCGCCGGGCTGGGGCCCGCTGCGGCCGAGTCGGTCAGCGGGCTGGGGGAGCGGGTGGCCGGGCGGGTGCTGCTGGTCTCGGCCGCGCTGGATCCCGGTGCGGACACCCCGACCGGGCAGATTCCGCTGATCGACTCTGCCTTCGACGAGTCCGTCACCGAACCGCCGGGCGCTCCGCGCCTCTACTACGCGACCGTGTCATGGCTGGAGTCGCTGATGACCGACCTGACACGGATCGCCCATGGCGGCACCGCACCCGGGCGGGGTCTGCGGACGCCTTAG
- a CDS encoding ABC transporter permease, whose translation MTASASTTAVAPTPASNAGSPRVSVARGYRFELVKLVSQWRIRLLVLACWIAPALFVAGVSQQSTLPADTLFGRWMLATGWAGPLVILGFSGTWALPLLTSVVAGDVFASEDRLGTWRHLLVAIRSPRRIFAAKALSSLTVILLLVAGLAASSTVGGLVAVGDHPLVGLDGHLLSPGDAAGKVLLAWVCVLAPTLALAGIGLLGSVALGRSPMGLLLPALVALAMQLAQMLPLPVAVRLALPSWAFIAWNGLFTSPAQLGPLVIGVVVSLVWAVLATLIAYLLFLRRDFTNLTDDGSARRAVTAGLLPLAGLVTATVAVVAATTGATTGSGIQQDKVQASLAEDFAHLYRMQTAQLHRPEVTEAQLRSTAACTKGDVKDDAEGAGNDWRCVVSWHLPGVQAPGQAIYQLDITADGRFVADGDGPKEVNGYFLVRTVTGDAPNPLWQFDGTVDLLPATAKG comes from the coding sequence ATGACCGCATCCGCATCCACGACCGCCGTCGCCCCCACCCCCGCGTCCAATGCCGGCTCCCCTCGTGTCTCGGTGGCCCGCGGCTACCGCTTCGAACTGGTCAAGCTCGTCTCGCAATGGCGGATCCGCCTGCTGGTCCTCGCCTGTTGGATCGCGCCGGCGCTCTTCGTCGCCGGAGTGAGTCAGCAGAGCACGCTGCCGGCCGACACCCTCTTCGGCCGGTGGATGCTGGCCACGGGCTGGGCCGGGCCGCTGGTGATCCTCGGCTTCTCGGGCACCTGGGCACTGCCGCTGTTGACCTCCGTGGTCGCCGGTGATGTGTTCGCCTCCGAGGACCGGCTGGGCACATGGCGCCATCTGCTGGTGGCGATCCGCTCGCCCCGTCGCATCTTCGCGGCGAAGGCGCTGTCGAGCCTCACCGTGATTCTGCTGCTCGTGGCCGGACTGGCCGCTTCGAGTACGGTCGGCGGGCTGGTGGCAGTCGGCGATCATCCGCTCGTCGGTCTCGACGGCCATCTGCTCTCCCCGGGAGACGCCGCCGGCAAGGTCCTGCTCGCCTGGGTCTGCGTACTCGCCCCGACCCTCGCCCTCGCCGGGATCGGCCTCCTCGGGTCCGTCGCGCTGGGGCGGTCCCCGATGGGGCTGCTGCTGCCGGCGCTCGTCGCGCTCGCGATGCAGCTCGCCCAGATGCTGCCGCTGCCCGTCGCCGTCCGACTCGCCCTGCCCAGCTGGGCGTTCATCGCCTGGAACGGACTGTTCACCAGCCCGGCACAGCTCGGCCCGCTCGTCATCGGCGTCGTGGTCAGCCTGGTGTGGGCCGTGCTGGCGACGCTGATCGCCTATCTGCTCTTCCTGCGCCGCGACTTCACCAACCTGACCGACGACGGATCGGCGCGCCGCGCGGTCACCGCCGGGCTGCTCCCGCTCGCCGGGCTGGTCACCGCCACGGTCGCGGTCGTCGCCGCGACGACCGGTGCGACCACGGGCTCCGGGATCCAGCAGGACAAGGTACAGGCCTCGCTCGCCGAGGACTTCGCCCACCTGTACCGCATGCAGACCGCACAGCTGCACCGCCCGGAGGTCACCGAGGCGCAGCTGAGGTCCACGGCGGCCTGCACCAAGGGCGACGTCAAGGACGACGCCGAGGGCGCCGGCAACGACTGGCGCTGCGTCGTGTCCTGGCATCTGCCCGGCGTCCAGGCCCCGGGGCAGGCCATCTACCAGCTCGACATCACCGCAGACGGGCGGTTCGTGGCCGATGGCGACGGACCGAAGGAAGTGAACGGCTACTTCCTGGTGCGGACCGTCACCGGAGACGCACCGAACCCGCTCTGGCAGTTCGACGGCACTGTCGACCTGCTTCCCGCCACCGCGAAGGGATGA
- a CDS encoding DUF427 domain-containing protein translates to MQALVATARVTRHRDLGETAWYSVRAGDRTAECAAWEFTALPTHAAGLQGRIAFAWRAMDAYYEEDDRILGHAADPYHRIDIRDTPACWRYGSATP, encoded by the coding sequence ATGCAGGCCCTGGTCGCGACCGCCAGGGTCACCCGGCACCGGGATCTCGGTGAGACGGCCTGGTACTCGGTGCGGGCCGGCGACCGCACCGCCGAGTGCGCCGCCTGGGAGTTCACCGCGCTCCCCACGCACGCGGCCGGCCTCCAGGGCCGTATCGCCTTCGCCTGGCGGGCCATGGACGCCTACTACGAAGAGGACGATCGGATCCTCGGACACGCCGCCGACCCGTACCACCGCATCGACATCCGCGACACTCCCGCCTGCTGGAGGTACGGCTCGGCGACACCGTGA
- a CDS encoding DUF427 domain-containing protein — protein MIARSERPVVLYESGFAPRWYVPRADIDERWLRPVAGQTFCPYKGLCDYYDIADARRAAWSYRSAYREVDRIDGLVSFEPDKVEVRLGGERLHLEPGQTVVPHGVDRGLDVDAVKAR, from the coding sequence GTGATCGCCCGCTCCGAACGCCCGGTGGTGCTCTACGAATCCGGCTTCGCCCCGCGCTGGTACGTGCCGCGCGCCGACATCGACGAGCGGTGGCTGCGCCCCGTAGCAGGGCAGACGTTCTGCCCCTACAAGGGGCTGTGCGACTACTACGACATCGCGGACGCGCGACGCGCGGCCTGGTCGTACCGCAGCGCCTACCGGGAGGTCGACCGGATCGACGGCCTGGTCTCGTTCGAACCGGACAAGGTCGAGGTCCGCCTCGGCGGCGAGCGGCTGCACCTGGAGCCCGGGCAGACGGTCGTCCCGCACGGCGTCGACCGTGGGCTCGACGTCGACGCGGTCAAGGCCCGTTGA
- a CDS encoding alpha/beta hydrolase translates to MDLADDVPFENGPVATAWSAPPLDPELAAALAELGRGAREPFTPENLADRQARDAAVRPRPTVRELRADGRFAVEELRVPGPPGGPDVTLVSARPAGLAGPLPLLFYLHGGGMIMGNAWSVLPRLLREWAVGLELAVVSVEYRLAPRARYPAAVEDCYAGLVWVAARAAELAVDADRIVVGGKSAGGGLAAALALLTRDRGGPTPVGQLLLCPMLDDRNDTVSSHQLAGLDPWDRTSNATAWQALLGDRHGATDLSPYAAPARATDLSRLPPAYIDVGSAETLRDEGVAYAQAIWQAGGQAELHVWPGAFHGFDTVAPRAKLSQDAREARTRWLRRVLSPSDAHGGPVC, encoded by the coding sequence ATGGACCTCGCGGATGACGTGCCCTTCGAGAACGGCCCCGTCGCGACGGCGTGGAGCGCACCGCCGCTCGACCCCGAACTGGCTGCGGCACTTGCCGAGTTGGGGCGCGGAGCTCGGGAGCCGTTCACCCCGGAGAACCTCGCCGACCGGCAGGCGCGGGACGCGGCGGTCCGGCCCCGGCCGACGGTGCGGGAGCTTCGGGCCGACGGCCGTTTCGCGGTGGAGGAGTTGCGGGTGCCAGGGCCGCCGGGCGGGCCGGACGTCACGCTCGTGAGCGCACGGCCCGCCGGACTCGCCGGGCCGCTGCCCCTGCTGTTCTACCTGCACGGCGGCGGCATGATCATGGGCAATGCGTGGTCGGTACTTCCGCGACTGCTGCGCGAGTGGGCTGTCGGCCTGGAGCTGGCCGTGGTCTCCGTCGAGTACCGGCTGGCGCCCCGGGCGCGGTATCCGGCAGCGGTGGAGGACTGTTACGCCGGGCTCGTCTGGGTGGCCGCGCGCGCGGCGGAGCTGGCCGTCGACGCCGACCGCATCGTCGTCGGGGGAAAGAGCGCCGGCGGCGGACTCGCCGCGGCGCTCGCCCTGCTCACCCGTGACCGGGGCGGGCCCACACCGGTCGGGCAACTGCTGCTGTGCCCCATGCTCGACGACCGCAACGACACCGTCTCCAGCCACCAGTTGGCCGGCCTCGACCCCTGGGACCGGACGTCGAACGCCACCGCGTGGCAGGCACTGCTGGGCGACCGGCACGGCGCCACGGACCTGTCGCCCTACGCCGCTCCCGCCCGCGCCACGGATCTGTCCCGTCTGCCGCCCGCCTACATCGACGTCGGTTCGGCCGAGACCCTGCGGGACGAGGGCGTGGCCTACGCCCAGGCGATCTGGCAGGCGGGCGGCCAGGCCGAGCTGCATGTCTGGCCCGGTGCCTTCCACGGCTTCGACACCGTCGCCCCGCGGGCGAAGCTCAGCCAGGACGCCCGCGAGGCCCGTACCCGCTGGCTCCGGCGCGTCCTCTCCCCGTCCGACGCCCATGGGGGACCTGTCTGCTGA
- a CDS encoding ABC transporter ATP-binding protein, whose translation MDSLLAIRARGLTKCFGDVVALDGIDLDVAQGQIHGLVGPNGAGKTTLLGLMLGLAVADSGRLEILGSPVGRTFAAPDGVSGFVDGPGLYPSLTARQNLAALAALRGQDARTAGVDDALEQVGLAEVADERARGFSLGMRQRLGLAAALLTKPRLLVLDEPSNGLDPAGKKHVHGVLARLAAEGTGVVLSSHRMDDLEALCSEVTILATGRVVFSGPLSKLAAENRELDYRLVTSDPQAARGLAADTPGVRVVDAAGGRHGAEVLVVRALVPALDELVVRLVQSGLPLRELAPVVSPLEAAFLALTERQQQETEAQPQDVDAKQPETDAQQQEAGR comes from the coding sequence ATGGACTCACTCCTCGCGATCCGGGCACGGGGGCTCACCAAGTGTTTCGGTGATGTCGTCGCACTCGACGGCATCGATCTGGACGTGGCGCAGGGACAGATCCACGGCCTGGTCGGACCGAACGGTGCCGGCAAGACGACGCTTCTCGGGCTCATGCTCGGCCTGGCCGTGGCCGACAGCGGTCGGCTGGAGATCCTGGGTTCGCCGGTGGGCCGGACGTTCGCCGCTCCCGACGGTGTCTCCGGGTTCGTGGACGGACCGGGGCTCTATCCCTCGCTCACCGCGCGGCAGAACCTCGCCGCGCTGGCCGCGCTGCGCGGCCAGGACGCGCGCACGGCGGGGGTCGACGACGCGCTCGAACAGGTCGGCCTCGCCGAGGTCGCCGACGAACGGGCCCGCGGCTTCTCGCTGGGCATGCGGCAACGGCTCGGACTCGCCGCCGCCCTGCTCACCAAGCCCCGGCTGCTCGTGCTCGACGAGCCGTCCAACGGCCTCGACCCGGCCGGCAAGAAACATGTGCACGGGGTTCTCGCCCGGCTCGCGGCGGAGGGCACCGGCGTCGTGCTGTCGAGCCACCGCATGGACGACCTCGAGGCACTGTGTTCCGAGGTCACCATCCTCGCCACCGGGCGGGTCGTCTTCTCCGGTCCGCTGAGCAAGCTGGCCGCCGAGAACCGTGAACTCGACTACCGACTGGTCACCTCCGACCCGCAGGCCGCCCGCGGGCTGGCCGCCGACACGCCCGGGGTGCGCGTGGTCGACGCCGCGGGCGGACGCCACGGCGCCGAGGTGCTCGTCGTACGGGCATTGGTGCCCGCCCTCGACGAACTGGTGGTGCGACTGGTGCAGTCGGGCCTCCCCCTGCGTGAACTCGCCCCCGTGGTGTCCCCGCTGGAGGCCGCGTTCCTGGCCCTCACGGAGCGGCAGCAGCAGGAGACCGAGGCCCAGCCCCAGGACGTCGACGCCAAGCAGCCGGAGACCGATGCCCAGCAGCAGGAGGCCGGCCGATGA
- a CDS encoding alpha/beta hydrolase encodes MISAVHHRTAAIGGLEVFYREAGDRTAPTVLLLHGFPTSSHMFRHLIPALADRYHVIAPDHIGFGQSAMPAAQDFPYTFDALAEVTSGLLRHLGVERFAMYVQDYGAPIGWRLALQSPDSVTAIITQNGNAYEEGFIKPFWENVFAYGKAPGPDTEAPMRGALTAETTRWQYVTGVADPSLVSPDNWLHDQALLDRPGNDEIQLKLFRDYPANVDLYPRVHQYFRDSRVPLLAVWGANDEIFGPEGAKAFSQDLPDAEIHLLDSGHFALESHLDVITARIHDFLARVLV; translated from the coding sequence ATGATCTCTGCAGTCCACCACCGCACCGCCGCCATCGGGGGTCTTGAGGTGTTCTACCGGGAGGCCGGCGACCGGACGGCACCCACGGTGCTGCTTCTGCACGGCTTCCCGACCAGCTCGCACATGTTCCGCCACCTGATCCCGGCGCTCGCCGACCGCTACCACGTGATCGCCCCCGATCACATCGGGTTCGGTCAGTCCGCGATGCCCGCCGCGCAGGACTTCCCGTACACCTTCGACGCCCTCGCCGAGGTGACCTCCGGCCTGCTCCGGCACCTGGGCGTCGAACGGTTCGCGATGTACGTCCAGGACTACGGCGCCCCCATCGGCTGGCGGCTCGCACTGCAGTCCCCGGACAGTGTCACCGCGATCATCACCCAGAACGGCAACGCCTACGAAGAGGGCTTCATCAAGCCCTTCTGGGAGAACGTCTTCGCCTACGGCAAGGCCCCGGGACCGGACACCGAGGCCCCCATGCGCGGTGCCCTGACCGCCGAGACGACCCGATGGCAGTACGTGACCGGAGTCGCCGACCCCAGCCTGGTCAGCCCCGACAACTGGCTCCACGACCAGGCGCTGCTGGACCGCCCCGGAAACGACGAGATCCAGCTCAAGCTCTTCCGCGACTACCCCGCCAACGTGGACCTCTACCCGCGCGTGCACCAGTACTTCCGCGATTCCCGGGTCCCGCTGCTGGCGGTCTGGGGAGCGAACGACGAGATCTTCGGCCCCGAGGGCGCCAAGGCGTTCAGTCAGGACCTGCCCGACGCGGAGATCCATCTGCTCGACTCCGGACACTTCGCCCTGGAGAGCCACCTCGACGTCATCACCGCGCGCATCCACGACTTCCTCGCCCGCGTCCTCGTCTGA
- a CDS encoding diadenosine tetraphosphate hydrolase, with protein sequence MGDDWRRDRIAAALRGENPTVLRHLDAGFAVIGDVQFLPGYSVLLVDEPGVQRLSDLPRGRRLAFLSDMDRLGEAVERACRRLDPAFRRVNLEILGNTDPFLHAHVWPRFAWEPPELVGKPVWLYPADRWSDERFGLGSRHDEVRQAIGSELDRLGGMA encoded by the coding sequence ATGGGCGACGACTGGCGGAGGGATCGGATCGCAGCTGCGCTGCGCGGGGAGAACCCGACCGTGCTACGGCACCTCGATGCGGGGTTCGCGGTGATCGGCGACGTGCAGTTCCTGCCGGGCTACTCGGTCCTGCTCGTAGACGAGCCCGGTGTGCAGAGGCTGTCCGACCTGCCCCGGGGCAGGCGGCTGGCGTTCCTGTCCGACATGGACAGGCTCGGCGAAGCCGTGGAGCGGGCCTGCAGGCGTCTGGACCCCGCATTCCGCCGGGTCAACCTGGAGATCCTCGGCAACACCGACCCGTTCCTCCACGCCCACGTCTGGCCTCGGTTCGCGTGGGAGCCGCCCGAGTTGGTGGGGAAGCCCGTATGGCTGTATCCGGCCGACCGGTGGAGCGATGAACGGTTCGGACTCGGGTCGCGGCACGACGAGGTGCGGCAGGCCATCGGGAGCGAGCTGGATCGGTTGGGTGGCATGGCCTGA
- a CDS encoding glycoside hydrolase family 88 protein: MSIPRRTVLAAAAGATATAASPAQASAASDGQALAASVGQAPAASVSQVRASAVPAFRAAADYAVEKLRAVAPGVSAFPVGTKFEKWVFSQSGDWVGGFWPGTLWMAYLYSKDETFRTLALDSARKLAPRRYDTSTHDLGFLFYPSWVTAWRLTGDDSWRAGAVQAADSLIQRYNPRGHFIRAWGALNDPDNAGRVIMDTIMNLDLLAFASRQTGDEKYLHVAVEHAKTAQRAFPRQDGSTPHVFDFDPATGAPIGPNTVQGYSPASCWSRGQAWGIYGFTTMYRRTGDQQFLSTARKLADFAVGALTSDYVPAWDYRAPQQPYDIKDASAGAVMACGLLDLSAATGRPEYRQVALRILTALSDTCLTRKSTRAEAIVARCTRNRPAEDGIEVSLPYGDYYLLEGILRVLQPQDVDRAIDLSTV, translated from the coding sequence ATGAGCATTCCCCGGCGTACCGTGCTGGCCGCCGCAGCCGGCGCCACGGCAACGGCCGCCTCGCCCGCACAGGCCTCGGCAGCGTCCGACGGACAGGCTCTGGCGGCGTCCGTCGGCCAGGCCCCGGCGGCGTCCGTCAGCCAGGTCAGGGCATCCGCCGTGCCCGCGTTCCGCGCGGCGGCCGACTACGCGGTGGAGAAGCTGCGCGCTGTCGCGCCGGGGGTGAGTGCCTTTCCCGTGGGCACGAAGTTCGAGAAGTGGGTCTTCTCCCAGAGCGGCGACTGGGTGGGCGGATTCTGGCCCGGGACCCTGTGGATGGCGTATCTGTACAGCAAGGACGAAACGTTCCGCACGCTGGCCCTGGACTCCGCCCGCAAGCTCGCTCCGCGCCGGTACGACACCAGCACCCACGATCTCGGCTTCCTCTTCTACCCCTCATGGGTGACCGCCTGGCGGCTCACGGGTGACGACAGCTGGCGTGCGGGCGCCGTGCAGGCGGCCGACTCGCTGATCCAGCGGTACAACCCACGCGGCCACTTCATCCGGGCCTGGGGAGCCTTGAACGACCCGGACAACGCGGGCCGGGTCATCATGGATACGATCATGAACCTCGATCTGCTGGCCTTTGCCAGCCGGCAGACGGGCGACGAGAAATACCTCCACGTCGCCGTCGAGCATGCCAAAACGGCGCAACGGGCCTTTCCCCGCCAGGACGGTTCCACGCCCCACGTCTTCGACTTCGACCCCGCGACCGGCGCACCGATCGGCCCGAACACCGTCCAGGGCTACAGCCCCGCCTCCTGCTGGTCCCGCGGGCAGGCATGGGGCATCTACGGATTCACCACGATGTATCGCCGTACCGGAGATCAGCAGTTCCTGTCCACGGCACGCAAGCTCGCCGACTTCGCGGTGGGGGCGCTGACTTCGGACTACGTTCCCGCGTGGGACTACCGTGCGCCGCAACAGCCGTACGACATCAAGGACGCGTCGGCGGGTGCGGTCATGGCCTGCGGGCTGCTCGATCTGTCCGCCGCGACCGGCAGGCCCGAATACCGGCAGGTCGCCCTGCGCATCCTCACCGCGCTGTCGGACACGTGCCTGACGAGGAAATCCACCCGCGCGGAGGCGATAGTCGCCCGCTGCACCCGCAACCGGCCGGCCGAGGACGGAATCGAGGTCTCCCTGCCCTACGGCGACTACTACCTACTGGAAGGCATCCTGCGCGTGCTCCAGCCACAGGACGTCGACCGGGCCATCGACCTGTCGACGGTGTGA